CCTGATCGGCTTCCCCGGCTTCTCCGGCTTCTTCTCCAAGGACTCGATCATCGCGGCCGTGCACATGGCCAATATTCCGGGCGCGCAGTTTGCCTACTGGCTGGTGCTGCTGGGCGTTTTCGTCACCGCCTTCTACAGCTTCCGCATGTTCTTCCTGGTGTTCCACACGGACGAACGCTTCCGCCAGCATGCGCATCACGACGACCATGGCCACGGCCATCATGGCGGTGAACCGCATGAGTCGCCCTGGGTGGTCACCCTGCCGCTGATCGCGCTGGCCATTCCTTCCGTGCTGGCAGGTTATGTCATCGACCCGATGGTGATGGGTGACTTCTTCGCCGGCGTGATCCACGTCGCCCCCGAGCATGCTGCGATTGCGCAGCTGCAGGATAGCTACCACGGCATCTGGGGCTTCATCCTGCACGGCTTCGCGACCCCCGTGGTCTATCTGGCCCTGGGCGGACTGTTTGCCGCATGGTTCATCTATATCAAGCGCCCGGGGATCGCCGAGTGGGGCTACAACAAGTTCCGCTGGCTGCATCGCCTGCTGGACAACAAGTACTACGCCGACGACATCAACGACTTCGTGTTCGCACGCGGTGCGCGTCGGCTCGGGGACTTCCTGTGGCGCTTCGGTGATGCCCTGCTGATCGACGGCATCCTCGTCAATGGCACGGCCAGGGTTGTGGGCTGGGTCTCAGGCGTGGCGCGCCACTCCCAGACCGGTTACCTGTACCACTATGCCTTTGCCATGATCATCGGTCTGCTGGTGCTGCTCAGCTGGTTCGTGATCGGACGGTAGTTCACGCAGGACGTACACGCGATAACGCACAACGATAATGCCGGGCGCGAGCGCCCGTCACAGAAGGTTTAAGGAACTCAATCGATGTTTGCAGATTGGCCGTTACTCAGTCTGGTGATCTGGCTCCCCATCATCGGGGGCTTTATCGTGCTGGCCGCCGGAGACAAGGCGCCGGATGGCGCGCGTCGCCTGGCGCTGGGCTTTTCCGTCGCCACCTTCCTGATCAGCCTGCCGCTGTGGACGGAGTTCGACCGCAGCACGCACGCGATGCAGTTCGAGGAAGGTCCCTACGTCTGGATCGAAGCCTTCAAGATCATGTATCACCTGGGCGTGGACGGTATCTCCATGCCCCTGATCATCCTGACCACCTTCACCACCGTGCTGGTGGTGATCGCGGGCTGGGAGGTGATCCAGAAGCGCGTCGCGCAGTACATGGCCGCCTTCCTGATCCTGGAAGGGATGATGGTGGGCGTTTTCGCAGCCCTGGATTCGATCCTGTTCTACATCTTCTTCGAGGCGATGCTGATCCCGATGTTCCTGGTGATCGGTGTCTGGGGTGGCCCGCGCCGCGTCTACGCGACCATCAAGTTCTTCCTCTACACCTTCCTCGGCTCCGTGTTCATGCTGGTCGCGCTGATCTACATGTACACCCAGTCGGGCAATTTCAGCATCCTGGAATTCCACGGCCTGCAGCTGGGCCTGACCGAACAGATCCTGATCTTCCTTGCCTTCCTCATCGCCTTCGCGGTGAAGGTGCCGATGTGGCCGGTGCACACCTGGCTGCCGGACGCCCACGTCGAAGCGCCTACTGGCGGCTCGGTGATCCTGGCGGCGATCATGCTGAAGATCGGCGGTTACGGCTTCCTGCGCTTCAGCCTGCCGATGACGCCGGACGCCTCGGCGGCACTGGACTGGCTGGTGATCCTCATGTCGCTGGTGGCGGTGGTCTACATCGGCTTCGTTGCCCTGGTGCAGAAGGACATGAAGAAGCTGGTGGCCTATTCCTCCATCGCGCACATGGGTTTCGTCACG
The Chromatiales bacterium DNA segment above includes these coding regions:
- a CDS encoding NADH-quinone oxidoreductase subunit M, with amino-acid sequence MFADWPLLSLVIWLPIIGGFIVLAAGDKAPDGARRLALGFSVATFLISLPLWTEFDRSTHAMQFEEGPYVWIEAFKIMYHLGVDGISMPLIILTTFTTVLVVIAGWEVIQKRVAQYMAAFLILEGMMVGVFAALDSILFYIFFEAMLIPMFLVIGVWGGPRRVYATIKFFLYTFLGSVFMLVALIYMYTQSGNFSILEFHGLQLGLTEQILIFLAFLIAFAVKVPMWPVHTWLPDAHVEAPTGGSVILAAIMLKIGGYGFLRFSLPMTPDASAALDWLVILMSLVAVVYIGFVALVQKDMKKLVAYSSIAHMGFVTLGFFLMFAIFENTGSYDGAVLGIEGGMVQMVSHGFISGAMFLCIGVLYDRMHSREIADYGGVANTMPIFAAFFVLFAMANTGLPGTSGFVGEFMVILAAFKANFWIAFLAATTLIVGAAYTLWLVKRVIYGEIGNDNVAKLKDVNGREFLFLFLLAVAVLLLGVWPAPLTDVMHVTVENLVQHVSQSKL